A region from the Kribbella shirazensis genome encodes:
- a CDS encoding MFS transporter, with the protein MASPWRGLSRTVWILVVARAVNRIGAFTLPFLGVVLTVEFKASLSETGLILAVFGAATIPSRLLGGQLADRLGRRRTIVLGLTGCAIAQLWIASSHALWSAVLATILLGLAFEIYEPPSQAMIADVTEPADRPAAYGLYSAALAAAGVLAGLLAAAISHWDLRWLFVADAITCMSCAILVALALPTDVRRERSPDRPATVWRDSRLLLLLVGGTVFATIYMQLVIGVPLTLLEQGLPESGTGIILAVSAVTLIVAQRLLRVQHLDDFRAIAIGYLLVGVGLVVTAIAHSLTVFLLAAVLWSLGELFLLTRYLTQASGLAPEEARGRYLAVFGLSWGIATTIAPLTVTQLLATTGPAGLWLTTAAAAGVLAVLQPWFRKRLAPV; encoded by the coding sequence GTGGCTTCTCCGTGGCGCGGACTCTCGCGGACCGTCTGGATCCTGGTCGTCGCCCGGGCGGTCAACCGGATCGGCGCGTTCACGCTCCCGTTCCTCGGCGTGGTGCTGACCGTCGAGTTCAAGGCGTCCCTGAGTGAAACCGGCCTGATCCTCGCGGTCTTCGGTGCGGCGACGATCCCGTCCCGGCTGCTCGGCGGCCAACTCGCCGACCGCCTCGGACGCCGTCGCACGATCGTCCTCGGCCTGACGGGCTGCGCGATCGCCCAGTTGTGGATCGCGTCGAGCCACGCCCTGTGGTCCGCCGTACTCGCGACGATCCTCCTCGGCCTGGCCTTCGAGATCTACGAGCCGCCGAGCCAGGCGATGATCGCCGACGTCACCGAACCCGCGGACCGCCCTGCTGCGTACGGCCTCTACAGCGCGGCCCTGGCCGCTGCCGGCGTTCTGGCCGGTCTGCTCGCTGCCGCGATCAGCCACTGGGACCTCCGTTGGCTGTTCGTCGCAGATGCGATCACATGCATGTCCTGCGCCATCTTGGTCGCGCTCGCGTTGCCGACCGACGTACGCCGGGAACGCTCGCCCGACCGTCCTGCGACCGTCTGGCGAGACAGCCGTCTCCTACTGCTCCTCGTCGGCGGCACGGTCTTCGCGACGATCTACATGCAGCTGGTCATCGGAGTACCGCTGACGCTGCTCGAACAAGGCCTGCCGGAGTCGGGCACCGGCATCATCCTCGCAGTGTCCGCCGTCACCCTGATCGTCGCCCAACGCCTGCTGCGCGTGCAGCACCTGGACGACTTCCGCGCCATCGCGATCGGCTACCTGCTGGTCGGCGTCGGGCTCGTGGTGACCGCGATCGCCCACAGCCTCACGGTCTTCCTGCTCGCCGCAGTCCTCTGGAGCCTCGGTGAACTGTTCCTCCTGACCCGCTACCTCACCCAGGCCTCAGGTCTCGCCCCGGAGGAGGCCCGCGGCCGCTACCTCGCGGTGTTCGGCCTGAGCTGGGGCATTGCCACCACGATCGCCCCGCTCACAGTCACACAACTCCTCGCGACCACAGGTCCCGCGGGGCTCTGGCTGACCACGGCTGCGGCTGCCGGCGTGCTCGCAGTACTCCAGCCGTGGTTCAGGAAGCGACTGGCTCCAGTCTGA